TCTTTAAGATCATGATCAACAAAGGTCGTGGCGAGATTGTATATGCCACTGCTCAAGAATTTATTCGTGAGTATAACGAGGTAAAAGGAATTGTGAAAGCTACAGTTACATCTGCGGCGCCACTTTCTGAAGCTAATTTGGCAGCGATGAAAGATGTACTTGCGAAAGAAACCAACGCTCAGGTGATATTGATCAATAAAGTTGATCATAGTTTGATCGGTGGATTTGTAGTCAATATCGGCGATCGCCAAATTGATGCAAGTATTGCTGGTAAGTTGAATAAATTGGAAAGATATTTGAATCAGAATAATTAATTTGTTCTGATACTTGAAGTAAAATAAATCAAAAAACCCCTTATAATAATTAAAATGATAGAGGTAAGACCAGATGAAGTTTCGGCAATTCTAAGAGAGCAATTGTCGGGCTTTAAATCAGAAGCCGAACTAGAGGAAGTGGGTACCGTACTTGCTGTGGGTGACGGTATTGCTCGTATTTACGGCTTAACTAAAGTTCAGTCCGGTGAGTTGGTTGAATTTGATAACGGATTACAAGGTATTGTATTAAACTTAGAAGAAGACAACGTCGGTGTTGTACTTTTAGGTCCTTCTGATGAAATCAAAGAAGGAGATACTATTAAACGTACCAACCGTATTGCATCCATCAAAGTTGGTGAAGGCTTGTTGGGACGTGTTGTAAATACTTTAGGTCAACCGATCGATGGTAAAGGACCTATTCAAGGTGATTTGTATGAAATGCCTATCGAGCGTAAAGCTCCAGGTGTTATCTACCGTCAACCGGTAACTGAACCATTACAAACAGGTATCAAAGCGATCGATGCGATGATTCCAGTTGGTCGTGGTCAACGTGAGTTGGTTATTGGTGACCGTCAAACAGGTAAAACAGCTGTTTGTATCGATACAATCTTGAACCAAAAAGAATTCTATGATGCAGGAGAACCTGTATTTTGTATCTACGTTGCCGTAGGTCAAAAGAATTCTACAGTTGCGAATATCGTGCGTACATTGGAGGAAAGAGGTGCTATGGCTTATACAGTAGTTGTTGCTGCATCTGCTGCTGATCCTGCTCCACTTCAGTTCTATGCGCCAATGGCAGGTGCTGCTATCGGAGAGTTTTTCCGTGATACAGGCCGTCCAGCATTGATCGTTTATGATGATTTGTCTAAACAAGCGGTAGCTTACCGTGAGGTTTCATTATTGTTACGTCGTCCACCGGGCCGCGAAGCATACCCAGGTGACGTATTTTATCTACACAGCCGTTTGTTGGAGCGTGCAGCGAAAATCAACTCTTCAGATGATATCGCACGCAACATGAATGATCTACCTGAATCGATCAAACACTTGGTGAAAGGTGGTGGTTCATTAACTGCGCTTCCGATCATTGAAACCCAAGCTGGTGACGTTTCAGCGTATATCCCAACCAACGTAATTTCAATTACAGATGGTCAGATCTTCTTGGAGTCTAACTTGTTTAACGCAGGTATCCGTCCAGCGATCAACGTAGGTATCTCTGTATCTCGTGTAGGTGGTAATGCGCAGATCAAACCGATGAAAAAGGTATCCGGTACATTAAAGTTGGATCAAGCTCAGTACCGTGAATTGGAAGCTTTTGCGAAATTCGGTTCTGATCTAGATGCTGCTACTAAATCTGTCTTGGATAAAGGTGTTCGTAACGTTGAGATCTTGAAACAAGGTCAATACTCTCCGGTTTCTGTTGAGAAGCAAGTGGCGATCATTTATATCGGAACTAAAGGTTTATTGCGTAATGTTCCTGTAAATAAAGTGAGAGAATTTGAAGAAGAATTCTTGACTCAATTGGAACAACGTCATCCAGAAGTATTGTCAGCTTTTAAAGCGAATAAGTTCTCCGATGAATTAACTGCAGTATTAGAAACAGTAGCTAAGGATTTAGCATCAAAATATTAATAGTAATGAGTATTTGGTATTGAGTCTATCGACAAGGCTCGATACTCAATACTAGGTACTTAATACTTAAAACAAATATGGCAAATTTAAAAGAAGTAAGAAACCGGATTACCTCGGTATCATCAACACAGCAGATCACGAAAGCTATGAAAATGGTTTCGGCTGCTAAATTGAAGCGCGCTACTAACGCTATCTTACAATTGCGCCCATATGCGAATAAACTAAGAGATATTTTGGCGGATGTTTCTGCGAGTGTTGAGGGAAGTAACTCTCCTTTTACAGTGGACCGCGAGCCAAATAAGGTGTTGATCGTTGTTGTTTCTTCGAACAGAGGTTTGGCTGGAGCATTCAACGCAAATGTTATCAAAGCGACTAATAACTTGATCTTTAACAAATATGCCGAGCAACATGCAAAGGGTAATTTGAGTATCATTGGTATTGGTAAAAAGGGTTATGACTTCTACTCGAAACGTAACTTCAATATGGTAGCTAATCACTCTGATTTGTTTTCTGATTTAAATTTTGGTTCTGTATCTGTGGTGACTGAATTTATCATGGAACAATTCAAAGAAGGTAATTTTGATCGTGTTGAAGTGATCTATAATCAGTTCAAAAATGCAGCAGTTCAAGAGTTGACTGCAGAGCAGATTTTACCATTATTACCTGCGGAGGAAAACAAACAACATACGCATAAAGCAAAAATAGAAGCTGAGGTGGATTATATCATCGAGCCTTCCAAAGAGAAGATTATCGAGGAGTTGATTCCTAAAGCAATCAAGATTCAATTATACAAAGCTGTTTTAGATTCGAATGCCTCTGAACATGGAGCACGTATGACGGCAATGGATAAAGCTACAGAGAATGCTGGTGACTTAATCAAATCACTTAAGCTATCTTACAACCAGGCACGTCAAGCTGCAATTACAACAGAATTGACGGAGATCGTATCTGGTGCAGCAGCATTATCAAACGGATAATTTTTTTATTCCGAAATATATAGAAAAAGGGCTAATCACACATGATCAGCCCTTTTTCTATATACGCTATTATCTACCATCGAATTAAGGCTGAACCCCACGTAAATCCTGCTCCAAAAGCTGCCAAACATACGAGATCACCGTCTTTAATCTTTCCTTCTTCCCAAGCCTCGCATAGTGCTATCGGTACAGAGGCTGCAGTGGTATTACCATATTTCTGAATATTGTTGAATACCTGATCCTCCCTTAATCCAAGTGTTTTCTGTACAAATTGTGAAATGCGAAGATTGGCCTGATGTGGAATTAATAAATCGATATCATTAGTTTTTAAATTATTTTTTGCTAGTGCTTCATGAATAACCTCAGGGAATTTGACAACAGCTTTTTTGAAGACGGCCTGTCCATCCATATTTGGAAACGCAGTCCCATCTTCGAGCATCTCCTTGGTCATCAATAATCCTCCCAATTCTTGGTCCGGCCAATCGGGCATTTTATCCAGCCAAATTCCACTGGATGCACCGGGATAATACATAGCTAGCTTTTCGGCATCGTCTCCGTCTGAATGTAAGTGCGTGCTCAGGATTCCTTTGCCGTTTTCGGCTGTGGGTTGCACAACCACTGCTCCGGCACCATCGCCGAAAATAACAGAAACGGCTCGTCCTCTCGTAGAAAAGTCAAGTGCAAAAGAGTGTTTCTCCGAACCAACCACTAGCACATTTTTGTACATCCCTGTTTTGACAAATTGATCGGCAATAGAAAGTGCATATATAAAACCTGAACATTGGTTTCTAATATCCAGCGCCCCGACCTCCTTCATCTTCATTTCCCGTTGCAGTAGAACGGCGCAGCCCGGGAAATAATAATCTGGCGATAAGGTGGCAAAGATGATGAAGTCGACATCTTCAGGTGTAATATGGGCTCGTTCGATGGCAATTTTAGCGGCTTCGACCCCCATAGTGGTGGTGGTTTCGCCTATTCGGTCTGCATATCTACGTTCTTTAATGCCAGTTCGTTCTTGAATCCATTCGTCACTGGTATCCATAAAGCGTGTTAGGTCATTATTGGTATATACATTTTTTGGAACGTAATAGCCAATTCCTGCAATTTTTGACTGTAACATAATAAATTCCTCTAATTGATTGTATTCTTCCCTTTTATATTATCGTTAATTTAGAAAAAAATATTCTATTTTTGCAGCATGGGTACCCAAACTGCTGAAGAAACCTTTACGTTAGAAGAGATATTAGCCTCTGTGAAAGAGTCTAATCGACTCATTTTGTGGAATGATGAAACCAATACGTTTGAACATGTGATTCATTGTCTCATCTATCATTTACAATATACCGAGAAGCAAGCTGAGAAGATTGCCTGGAAAGTACACACTGAGGGGAAATGTGCTGTATTGGAAGGCACCTATACGGAGATGGAAATCTATCGTAAAATTCTGAAAGCCGAGGGATTGACTGTTTCTGTGGAGTAATTTACTATTCTTTTGTTACCGTAATAATATGGTTACGCTTCAATTTTGTCTATAAGTTTTAGTTTTCTTTGCACTATAACTTATAAACTAAGCTGAAGCATGTTTTTTTACGCTAAATCGTTTAAATCTTTCTTATTTGTATTCTTTTTACCTGTTGTCCTTTTTGCTCAAACAGGTCAAATCAAAGCTATTTTAGTTGATAGCGAAACCTCTAAACCTATTTCATCGGCTAGTGTCGCGCTCTTGGACGCCCATAGTAACGTTCTTGTTAAGGGGGGACAGTCTGTATCCCAAGGATTCCTTTTGTTGTCTGATATTAAACCTGGTAAATATATTGTCCGTATCACTTATGTTGGCTACGAGACACAAACTATAGATAGTATAGCGGTCTTAGGGGGTAAAAGTAAGGACTTAGGTCGAATTGCTTTGAAACCTACGGGTAATATGTTGAATGAAGTTGTTATTGAAGGACGAGCTCCAGCCATGCAGATTGGTATAGACCGTAAAATCTTCAATGTAGGTGAGAGTTTGGTCAGCGCGGGTGGAACAGCGACTGATGTGCTTGCTAATGTTCCCACTTTGCAAGTTGATCAGGATGGATCGGTCAGTTTGCGTGGATCAAGTAGTGTGAAGATTTTAATCGACGGCCGGGAGTCTGCTTTAGCAGGAAATGATGTAACTTCTTTGCTTCAGAGTCTACCTGCCAATTCAATTGAAAAAGTTGAAGTCATCACAAATCCATCCTCTAAATATGATGCAGAGGGCCAAACTGGGATTATCAATATTGTTTTAAAGAAAAATATTCGAACAGGGCTGAACGGATCGATAAATACATCCGCTGGTTCTTATGATAATTATATGGCTGGTATAACATTGAATTATCGTGATCGGAAATTCAATTACTTCGGATCCTATAACTTCAATAAACGAAACATGTTGGGAAGTGGGAAAACGGACAACACGTTTTTTGGTGATAGCACGCGTAATTATAGCGAATCCGAATCGTCAAGAAAGGGCAATAGCCATACGGTAAAAGCTGGGTTTGATTATAATATGTCAGATCGAACTTCATTGAGTTTTTCGGGTAATTTAAGTATACGTGATAACAAGCGAATAGAGGACTTGAATTATGAGTTCTTCAAGCAATCGCAGATGACAGGAACGAGTGTTCGAAATTCAACGCAATTTGAGGACGATCTGGGTTATGAATTAAATGCTGATTTTAAACATCAATTTAAGCGAGAAGGAGAGGAGTTGACCGGGAATGCAAGTTATGGAAGAGACAAGGAAGATGGTACAAATGATTTTTCTCAAAATTATACCGATGGACGGAAGGCCACTTCACGGAAGAATGTTACGTCTGAGGATGGCAAGAATATCAACCTTCAATTAGATTATGTTTTACCTTTCTCTGAAGTAAGCAAATTTGAGGCGGGTTACCGTTCTCAAATCAGAAAGTCATTTGATACCCAGTTTTCCAGATCACTCGATTCTATAGGTAACTATGTGCCAGATTATAGAATCAGCAACGATTTTGATTTCACGAGTACAGTCCATGCGATCTATGCGAATTATCAAAATAAATTAACGGATAAAATTGGCTATCAAATCGGACTACGTGGAGAACAATTTGAGCTGAAGTCTACCTATTTCTCCAAGGATCCAGCTGCTGTGGAAACGGAATCCAATGCTAAACAGAAATTTTTCAGGTTATATCCAACACTGTTTTTAACCTACGATGTTGGTGAAAATGGTGATAAAGTTCAATTTAGCTACTCGCGCCGTGTTCAACGGGCTCGTGGTTGGCAAGTTAACCCATTTTTAAACGTATCCGATGATTTGAATTATCGTCAGGGAAATCCGAATCTGAAACCGGAAGATGTGCACAGTTTGGAAATGAGCTTTGCCAAAACCTTTGGTAAAGTAAACCTCATATCTTCGGCTTATTTCAATCACGCAAGTGAGGTTATTCAGCCATTTGTTTACAAGATAGAGGATGGAAGAACATACAGTAGATGGGAGAATATGACCAGTCGTAATCTTTCGGGTTTTGAGTTTATTTCAAAGATCAACGCAACGAAGGATTTTGACTTTACATTTAATCTCAATTTGATCCACATTCAGTATAATGCAAACCCGGACTATGATATTAAAGAACGAAAGGATTTCGCTTATAATGCTAATCTGACCGCTAATTATCGTTTTACGCCAACATTTTCTGCACAAGTGCGCGGCGAGTATAATTCTTCCCGTGTAATGGCTCAGGGACAGATGAATGCAATGAAAGGTATGGATCTGGCCTTGAAAAAAGATGTGTTTAAGAAGAAAGCTTCAATTATGTTGAATGTTAGAGATGTATTTAATTCGCGGAAAATGAATGGTGTGACAGAAACCTCTCAACTTATATCCAATTTTGAGCACCGTTGGATGAAGCGGATGGTAACTTTATCACTTTCCTATCGGTTTGGTAGCCAAGATTTAAACAAATCAAAGAAGAAAGAGTCAAATACAAATGAAATGGGCGGTGGAGAGGAATATTAAAAAATATTCCTCTTTATACACTCAAATGCTTAAATTTAATTTTAAAACAAACCTAAAACTAAAAAGAATGAAGTTATTAAAAACAGTTCTTGCGGTATCGGTGATTGCTTTTTCAGCACATCTTAATACTGCCGTAGCGCAAGCAAAAAAAGAGGTTCCTGCTTACAAAATCTTAGATTTACCTCGTGTAGATATCAAGAAATTTAAAAAGAATAAAGCTGGAGCCTATGTTATTTTTGATGGTACTTCGCTGGAAGGCTGGAGAGGATATGATAAGACCGTAGTCCCGAAAAGATGGGTAATTAATGAGGGGGCGATCAAATTTGATAGCCAAGCTAATGTTGGTAAAGAAGAAGGCGGAGATTTGGTCTTTGCTCATGATTTTAAGAATTTCGAATTGGAGATGGAATGGAAAGTTGCTAAAGGAGCAAATTCGGGTATCTTCTTTTTAGCGAAGGAAGTGGAAGGACAGCCGATTTATATCTCGTCTCCAGAATGCCAGGTCTTGGACAATGAAAACCATCCTGATGCTAAAATGGGGGTAGATGGAAACCGTAAATCGACTTCATTGTACGATATGATTCCTGCCAAGCCGCAGAATGGTAAACCGTATGGCGAGTGGAATAAGGTTAAGATCAGAGTAAACAATGGCAAGGTCGAGCATTTTCAAAATGGTGTAAAGGTTGTTGAATATACATTATGGGATAAGTCGTGGATTGATTTATTGCAAAAAAGTAAATTCAGTGAAGAAAAATGGCCTTTGGCTTTTGAATTGTTGAGTCATGTTGGTGGCGATAGCAAATCAGGGCTTATCGGTCTTCAGGATCATGGAAATGACGTCTGGTTTAAGAATATTACCGTTAAGGTTCTAAAATAGAAAAAGCAGCTTTAAGCTGCTTTTTCTATTTGCTATAGTATCGATTGTAACTCTTTTAAGTCGATAACCATATGTGATACATCGTCCGGTTTTTCAATAACATTTGGGTTAAAGAAAATGGCATCCATGCCTACATTTACGGCTCCACGGATGTCGGCATCCAGGTTATCTCCAATCATCAGTGATTGCTGCGCCCGAGCTTGAGCAGTCGTCATAGCGAACTCAAATATTCGGGGGTCCGGTTTATTCACGCCGATGACTTCCGAAATAAAAATATGTTTGAAATATTTACTGAGGTTGCTCTTTTCCAGTTTGGTCTCACAGGCCTCTTTAAAACCATTCGATATCAGGTGAAGATTGTATCTGTCAGCCAAATAAGCCAAGGTTTCATGTGCATGTGGAAACAGATTTGTTTTTTTTGGACAGATAGCGAGGTATTCCAGTTCGAATTCTTCAGGAAACAACTCCGGATCGACACCGAGCTCAGTAAAGGTGTCGGCAAAGCGTGCTTTCCTGAGTTCTGGTTTTGATATCTTTCCGTGATGATAGAGCCCCCAAAGGCGATGATTGTTAACCGTATAAGTTTCTATAAAACGAGTGGATGACTCTTGATTGAACAAGTGATCAAACTTGTATTTAAAATATAACTCGTGCAGACTTTCTTCGGCATTTTTATCAAAATCCCATATGGTATGATCCAGGTCGAAGAAAATGTCTTTTTTCTCGTGATTAAACATATACAAAATTAAAACAAATTAATTTTAAATTCCAAGTCAGTTGGGTTAGCTAGTGATGAAATTAAAGGTCACTTTTAGCGCTATCGGGTCTCCGATGGTTTATATGAGTCTGTTTGGTGATTTTAGTCTTATTGCGAATCGGTTAATTTTCTTCTTTGTGTCATAATCCTCCGGATATTTCCGAATACATAGGTGAATACCTATTTTTGTCACATGAAGAAAGCGCTGTTACTCTTTTATTTTCTATTGTTCTATGCGGTTATGCAACTGATATGGTGGGGGGTGATGTTTATTCGTTTTGATCCGAGTAAAAAGAACATGATCATAGGGGAGGGAATATTCTTCTTGATTATTTTCTTGTGGGGTGCATGGCGATTGAAGCGACTGGTTGAAAGGGAGCAGAAACTGTTGCAGCAACAGCAGAACTTTCTTTTGGCTATCACACATGAACTTAAATCGCCGTTGGCTTCTGTCAAATTGTATATTCAAACGATTTTGAGACGTGATCTTGACAAGGAGCAACAACAAACGTTCTTGAGAAATTCGCTGAAGGATATCGAGCGTTTGGATGATCTGGTTGAAAATGTATTGATGACAACCAAGTTGGACAGCCGTAACTACAGTATGCCGAAAGAGGATTTTAATTTTACTGCTTTGGTAGAACAGGTTGTGGATAGACTTCAAAAGAATTCCTGTAGTTCGCAAGTCTTGAAACCTTATTTGGAGTCGGATATCATTATTCATGCTGATAAGTTTGCGATTAGTAATGTGGTTACTAATCTGATAGAAAATGCCATTAAGTATTCACCGGCATGTGCTATGGTGGATGTGAAATTATATACGGAGAATAATAAAATAATTTTTTCTGTTGCTGACCATGGTATCGGTATCAGTGATGAAGAGAAAAAACTTATCTTTAATAAGTTTTATCGCGTGGGAAGTGAGGCAACACGAAAAACCAAAGGTACAGGTTTGGGGTTATATATCGTGAAAACCGTATTGCAGAAGCACGACGCGACCATAAAAGTTAAAGATAACACTCCTAAAGGGAGTATTTTTGAAGTAACATTTGAAAGAAATGCAAAGTAAACAAAGAATATTACTTGTCGAAGATGAAGAACACTTGTTAGAAGCTATCAAGTTGAATCTCGAAATGGAAGGTTACCGTGTTACTACGGCTACCGATGGAAAAAAAGCACTAAAAGTCTTCAAGGAGGAACGTTTCAACTTGGTGGTTTTGGATGTGATGATTCCCGAAATAGATGGATTCCAAGTAGCTGAAACTATTCGACTGCAAAACACTGAAGTTCCTATCATGTTTTTAACTGCGAAAAATAGCAGTGAGGATCGAATTACGGGTCTTAAGAAAGGGGCGGATGATTATTTGGTAAAACCTTTCAACTTAGAAGAATTGATCCTTCGCGTTGGAAATTTGGTGCGTCGTGGCATGAAACCGGATGATTTGAAAGAACTAAATTCTTATCAAATCGGTGATAAAACGATCTATTTTAATTCGTATGAGCTACATCATGCGGATGGCACGATCACTTCTTTGACAAAGAAGGAGACTATGCTGTTGAAACTGTTGATTGAACGACGTAATGAGGCAGTATCACGGGAACAAATATTGGAGACCGTATGGAATTACGATGTTTATCCATCTACGCGTACCATCGACAATTTTATCTTAACCTTCCGAAAATATTTCGAACCAGATCAAAAGCATCCGATTTATTTCCATTCTATCAGAGGTGTTGGTTATAAGTTTACCGACAATAACGCATAGGTAGAAAGAGATGATGACAATCAAGGCTAGAATAGTCGTTATTTTTATTGCTGCATTATTTTTAGGCTATGGCTTATACCAGGGGCATTATCAAACTACTGTGCTGATAGCGGGTGGAATAGGCTACTTGATTTGGAGTCATTTTAGAGAAGGGTCCGTTTTTTTGGCAACGCAGGCTTTTCATAGACAAGATTATGAAAAGGCAAAAAACTTGCTTGCTGAGATAAAGAATCCGGATGCACTTCGTAAAGGCAGGCGCAATTTCTATGAATTTATGATGGGAAACATTGCGCTTAAAGAGGAACGTGTCGATGAGGCTGAATATCATTTTCAGCTAGCTTCGCGTCTGCCTTGGAAAAAAGATAATGAAAAGGGTATGGTTATGATTAATCTAGCAAATATAGCGCTGCGAAAGTTGGATTATGAAAGAGCTAGAGCTTATACAGATGTTGCCAATAAGTTACATCTGACGGCTAGGCAGAACAGCATTATTACAAAAATAGAAAACGAAATTTCAAAACATTTATAGTGAGTACTACTTTACAAAACGACTTATTGATTAGAGCTGCGTTCTCGCAGCAAACGGAAAGACCTCCTGTGTGGATGATGCGTCAAGCTGGACGCTTTATGAAGGAATATTGGGATATCAAGAATAAATATTCCTTTTTGGAGATGTGCAAAACACCAGAAATTGCTGCGGATGTCACTATGCTCCCAGTAGATTTGCTAGGCATTGATGCCGCTATTTTATTTTCTGATATTTTAGTTACAGCTGAAGCTATGGGAGGGGATCTGTCCTTTGAGCAAGGTGTCGGTCCTCGTTTTTCTAA
The DNA window shown above is from Sphingobacterium thalpophilum and carries:
- the atpG gene encoding ATP synthase F1 subunit gamma; the encoded protein is MANLKEVRNRITSVSSTQQITKAMKMVSAAKLKRATNAILQLRPYANKLRDILADVSASVEGSNSPFTVDREPNKVLIVVVSSNRGLAGAFNANVIKATNNLIFNKYAEQHAKGNLSIIGIGKKGYDFYSKRNFNMVANHSDLFSDLNFGSVSVVTEFIMEQFKEGNFDRVEVIYNQFKNAAVQELTAEQILPLLPAEENKQHTHKAKIEAEVDYIIEPSKEKIIEELIPKAIKIQLYKAVLDSNASEHGARMTAMDKATENAGDLIKSLKLSYNQARQAAITTELTEIVSGAAALSNG
- a CDS encoding TonB-dependent receptor domain-containing protein, translated to MFFYAKSFKSFLFVFFLPVVLFAQTGQIKAILVDSETSKPISSASVALLDAHSNVLVKGGQSVSQGFLLLSDIKPGKYIVRITYVGYETQTIDSIAVLGGKSKDLGRIALKPTGNMLNEVVIEGRAPAMQIGIDRKIFNVGESLVSAGGTATDVLANVPTLQVDQDGSVSLRGSSSVKILIDGRESALAGNDVTSLLQSLPANSIEKVEVITNPSSKYDAEGQTGIINIVLKKNIRTGLNGSINTSAGSYDNYMAGITLNYRDRKFNYFGSYNFNKRNMLGSGKTDNTFFGDSTRNYSESESSRKGNSHTVKAGFDYNMSDRTSLSFSGNLSIRDNKRIEDLNYEFFKQSQMTGTSVRNSTQFEDDLGYELNADFKHQFKREGEELTGNASYGRDKEDGTNDFSQNYTDGRKATSRKNVTSEDGKNINLQLDYVLPFSEVSKFEAGYRSQIRKSFDTQFSRSLDSIGNYVPDYRISNDFDFTSTVHAIYANYQNKLTDKIGYQIGLRGEQFELKSTYFSKDPAAVETESNAKQKFFRLYPTLFLTYDVGENGDKVQFSYSRRVQRARGWQVNPFLNVSDDLNYRQGNPNLKPEDVHSLEMSFAKTFGKVNLISSAYFNHASEVIQPFVYKIEDGRTYSRWENMTSRNLSGFEFISKINATKDFDFTFNLNLIHIQYNANPDYDIKERKDFAYNANLTANYRFTPTFSAQVRGEYNSSRVMAQGQMNAMKGMDLALKKDVFKKKASIMLNVRDVFNSRKMNGVTETSQLISNFEHRWMKRMVTLSLSYRFGSQDLNKSKKKESNTNEMGGGEEY
- a CDS encoding response regulator transcription factor; this translates as MQSKQRILLVEDEEHLLEAIKLNLEMEGYRVTTATDGKKALKVFKEERFNLVVLDVMIPEIDGFQVAETIRLQNTEVPIMFLTAKNSSEDRITGLKKGADDYLVKPFNLEELILRVGNLVRRGMKPDDLKELNSYQIGDKTIYFNSYELHHADGTITSLTKKETMLLKLLIERRNEAVSREQILETVWNYDVYPSTRTIDNFILTFRKYFEPDQKHPIYFHSIRGVGYKFTDNNA
- the atpA gene encoding F0F1 ATP synthase subunit alpha, whose protein sequence is MIEVRPDEVSAILREQLSGFKSEAELEEVGTVLAVGDGIARIYGLTKVQSGELVEFDNGLQGIVLNLEEDNVGVVLLGPSDEIKEGDTIKRTNRIASIKVGEGLLGRVVNTLGQPIDGKGPIQGDLYEMPIERKAPGVIYRQPVTEPLQTGIKAIDAMIPVGRGQRELVIGDRQTGKTAVCIDTILNQKEFYDAGEPVFCIYVAVGQKNSTVANIVRTLEERGAMAYTVVVAASAADPAPLQFYAPMAGAAIGEFFRDTGRPALIVYDDLSKQAVAYREVSLLLRRPPGREAYPGDVFYLHSRLLERAAKINSSDDIARNMNDLPESIKHLVKGGGSLTALPIIETQAGDVSAYIPTNVISITDGQIFLESNLFNAGIRPAINVGISVSRVGGNAQIKPMKKVSGTLKLDQAQYRELEAFAKFGSDLDAATKSVLDKGVRNVEILKQGQYSPVSVEKQVAIIYIGTKGLLRNVPVNKVREFEEEFLTQLEQRHPEVLSAFKANKFSDELTAVLETVAKDLASKY
- a CDS encoding sensor histidine kinase KdpD, translating into MKKALLLFYFLLFYAVMQLIWWGVMFIRFDPSKKNMIIGEGIFFLIIFLWGAWRLKRLVEREQKLLQQQQNFLLAITHELKSPLASVKLYIQTILRRDLDKEQQQTFLRNSLKDIERLDDLVENVLMTTKLDSRNYSMPKEDFNFTALVEQVVDRLQKNSCSSQVLKPYLESDIIIHADKFAISNVVTNLIENAIKYSPACAMVDVKLYTENNKIIFSVADHGIGISDEEKKLIFNKFYRVGSEATRKTKGTGLGLYIVKTVLQKHDATIKVKDNTPKGSIFEVTFERNAK
- the atpH gene encoding ATP synthase F1 subunit delta, which codes for MSVFKVASRYAKSLIDLASEQGSLETIKADMDSFIAVLKSSTELQAVFANPIVPLDKKKNILDALFKDKINPSILAFFKIMINKGRGEIVYATAQEFIREYNEVKGIVKATVTSAAPLSEANLAAMKDVLAKETNAQVILINKVDHSLIGGFVVNIGDRQIDASIAGKLNKLERYLNQNN
- a CDS encoding 3-oxoacyl-ACP synthase III family protein, which encodes MLQSKIAGIGYYVPKNVYTNNDLTRFMDTSDEWIQERTGIKERRYADRIGETTTTMGVEAAKIAIERAHITPEDVDFIIFATLSPDYYFPGCAVLLQREMKMKEVGALDIRNQCSGFIYALSIADQFVKTGMYKNVLVVGSEKHSFALDFSTRGRAVSVIFGDGAGAVVVQPTAENGKGILSTHLHSDGDDAEKLAMYYPGASSGIWLDKMPDWPDQELGGLLMTKEMLEDGTAFPNMDGQAVFKKAVVKFPEVIHEALAKNNLKTNDIDLLIPHQANLRISQFVQKTLGLREDQVFNNIQKYGNTTAASVPIALCEAWEEGKIKDGDLVCLAAFGAGFTWGSALIRW
- a CDS encoding YjjG family noncanonical pyrimidine nucleotidase, whose product is MFNHEKKDIFFDLDHTIWDFDKNAEESLHELYFKYKFDHLFNQESSTRFIETYTVNNHRLWGLYHHGKISKPELRKARFADTFTELGVDPELFPEEFELEYLAICPKKTNLFPHAHETLAYLADRYNLHLISNGFKEACETKLEKSNLSKYFKHIFISEVIGVNKPDPRIFEFAMTTAQARAQQSLMIGDNLDADIRGAVNVGMDAIFFNPNVIEKPDDVSHMVIDLKELQSIL
- a CDS encoding DUF1080 domain-containing protein; its protein translation is MKLLKTVLAVSVIAFSAHLNTAVAQAKKEVPAYKILDLPRVDIKKFKKNKAGAYVIFDGTSLEGWRGYDKTVVPKRWVINEGAIKFDSQANVGKEEGGDLVFAHDFKNFELEMEWKVAKGANSGIFFLAKEVEGQPIYISSPECQVLDNENHPDAKMGVDGNRKSTSLYDMIPAKPQNGKPYGEWNKVKIRVNNGKVEHFQNGVKVVEYTLWDKSWIDLLQKSKFSEEKWPLAFELLSHVGGDSKSGLIGLQDHGNDVWFKNITVKVLK
- a CDS encoding ATP-dependent Clp protease adaptor ClpS, which translates into the protein MGTQTAEETFTLEEILASVKESNRLILWNDETNTFEHVIHCLIYHLQYTEKQAEKIAWKVHTEGKCAVLEGTYTEMEIYRKILKAEGLTVSVE